The Stutzerimonas stutzeri DNA window CCGCCAGACAACCCATACCTGCGGCTCCTCAACGAGGCCGCAAAGCGCGAAGATTCAGCCCTTGGGGGCAAGGAGGGGTCGTCTCAGAAAACGGAAAATAAAGCACGTTAAGCTCCAATTTCGCGCAGGTACTGGTACAACGTTTCGCGGCTGATGCCAAATTCACGGGCCAGCTTTGCCTTTTGTTCGCCGGCCTTGACGCGTTGCAGAAGTTCAGCGGCGCGTTCGGGCGAAAGCGCTTTCTTGCGGCCCCTGTAAGCTCCGCGCTGTTTGGCGAGCGCGATGCCTTCCCTCTGCCGCTCGCGGATCAATGCTCGCTCGAACTCGGCGAACGCGCCCATGACCGACAACATCAAGTTCGCCATCGGCGAATCCTCGCCGGTGAAGGTCAGGCATTCTTTGACGAACTCGATGCGCACACCGCGCCTGGTCAGCTTTTGCACAAGGCGGCGCAGGTCATCGAGGTTGCGGGCCAAGCGATCCATGCTGTGCACCACCACCGTATCTCCTTCGCGCACGAAGGCCAGCAGCGAGTCAAGTTCTGGGCGCTGGGTGTCCTTGCCCGATGCCTTGTCGGTGAATACCTTTCCGACTTCGACCTGTTCCAGTTGCCGCTCCGGGTTTTGGTCGAAGCTGCTGACCCGGACGTAGCCGATACGTTGACCTTGCAAGATGCCCCCAAACAGAAAAGTGTCAGGAATAAATCTATGACCTTGAGCAGCCTGTGTCAATAAATTAAGCGATGGAGTCTATCCGGACGTTTCTGGGTAGGCTGTCCTGACGTCAGGTTAGGGCATGCCTCAATCTGACGGTAGCGAGTCGCAGGCGTTCGGATCGGCATCGGTTTCGTTCCCTGTCTTGGCACGCGCTTCGAAGCGTTGATAACACTCCAACCCGCAGAAGTGCTCGACGTATTCCGCGCCTTCCGGGGTGAAGGCGGCATCGAGCGGGATTTCCTTGCAGCACACGCAGCAACTGGTGGTGGTCGAGTCACTTGCATTCATGGTGGCACCCCTCCATTGACTGACGAAGACGGCGAATGCCGCCGCCGGCATTGGCTTCGCGAACAGGAAGCCTTGTCCTGTGTCGCAGTCCGCTTGTCGCAATAGATCAAGACTCGCCGATGTTTCCACGCCTTCAGCCACCACATCCATGCCCAGCCCGTGCGCAAGCTGAATCACGGTGTGCACGATGGTTTGGTCGCGGCGGTCGTTGGCGAGCCCGGCGACAAACGATTGGTCGATCTTGAGCGTGCTGATTGGGCAGCACTTCAGATGTTGCAGACAGGAATACCCCGTCCCGAAGTCATCGGCGGCGAAGCGCACACCGATCTGCCGCAAGGCGTCCAGGGCGGGGAAGATCGCCGGATCACCAAACGCGACCGATTCGGTCAGCTCGATTTCGAGATACTCGGCGGGCAACTCGGCATCAGCCAGCACGCCCTTTACCCACCCGTCGAAGTCCGGTCCCACTTGGCTCGCCGAAACATTGACGGCCAGCCGGAACGGTCGCCATGCCAGCATTCGCCAGTCACGCATCTGGCGGCAGGCTTCGCCCAGCACCCAAGCGCCGATTTCAGGCATCAGGCCGGACGATTCGACCACGGGCAGGAACTGGCCCGGTGGCAATAGTCCAAGCGTCGGATGACGCCAGCGCAACAGGGCTTCCGCGCCGACAATCCCACCACTGCGCAGATCGACGACGGGCTGGTAGTGCAGTTCAAGCTGCCCGCGCTCGACCGCTTGGGCCAGTTCCGGCGTCGTCCATCCATCCGGCCGGAAAGCGCTCATTCTCTTTCCCTGAATGCCCGCAACGCCCGCGACAGGGACAGAAGGAACAGGCCGGTCAAACCGAGCGCCGCGATGACCCAATGCTCGCCGAGGAAAGCACCGGCGGTTGTGCCGGCCAGCACGACAGCGAGGATGGGCAGGTGGCAGGGGCAAGTCAGCACAGCCAGTCCGCCCCACAGGTAGCCGGTGATCGGTTTGTGCGTCTCGGACGGCAAGCGCTCGGGGTTGTTCATGGCAGACTCTCCGCGTGCTGTGCCGGCTCGGTCGGCAGGGTGGCCAACTGCACTTCCAGATCGGCCAACGCTTCGCGCCGACGCTCGACGAACTGACGCAGCAGGGCAAGCTGCGCGGCCGCTTCGTCGCCGTCCGCCGCATCCAGCGCCCGGCACAGCCGCGCCAGCGCGTCGAGGCCGATGCCCGCCTCGAAGGCCGCCCGCACGAAGCACAGCCGTTGCAAGGCGGCGTCATCGAACAAGCCGTAGCCGCCTGGTGTGCACGCCACCGGGCGCAGCAATCCGCGCAGCAGGTAGTCGCGCACGATATGCACGCTCACCCCGGCATCAAGAGCCAGCCGGGACACCGTGTAGGCGTTCATTGAACACCTCCTTTTTCTCACCCGGCGCAGCAGGAAAGCTGCTTCACATCCTTGTTGAAGGTCTGCGCCGCGAGCTTCAACCCCTCGACCATCGTCAGGTAGGGGAACAACTGGTCGGCCAGTTCCTGCACCGTCATGCGGTTGCGAATGGCCAGAGCCGCCGTCTGGATCAGTTCACCCGCTTCCGGCGCGACCGCCTGTACGCCGATCAGCCGATGGCTGCCTTCCTCGATAACCAACTTGATGAAGCCGCGTGTGTCGAAGTTGGCGAGCGCACGCGGCACGTTGTCCAAGGTCAAGGTGCGGCTGTCGGTCTCGATCCCGTCGTGGTGGGCTTCCGCCTCGCTGTAGCCCACGGTCGCCACTTGCGGATCGGTGAACACCACGGCCGGCATTGCGGTCAGGTCGAGCGCCGCATCGCCGCCGGTCATGTTGATCGCGGCACGGGTGCCGGCCGCTGCCGCCACATAGACGAACTGCGGCTGGTCGGTGCAGTCGCCGGCCGCGTAGATGTTCGGGTTGCTCGTGCGCATGCCTTGGTCGATGGCGATGGCACCTTGCGCATTGACAGTGACCCCCGCTGCGTCCAGCGCGAGGCTGCGCGTGTTCGGTGTCCGACCGGTGGCAACCAGCAGTTTGTCGGCGCGCAATTCACCGTGCGTGGTGGTCAGCACGAATTCACCGTCCATATGGGCGACCTGGCTGGCTTGCGTGTGCTCCAGCACCTCGATGCCCTCGGCACGGAAAGCGGCTGTCACCGCCTCGCCGATGGCCGGGTCTTCACGGAAGAACAAGGTATTGCGCGCCAGGACCGTGACCTTGCTGCCCAGCCGGGCAAAGGCTTGCGCCAGCTCCAGCGCCACCACCGACGAGCCGATTACGGCAAGGCGTTCGGGAATGGTGTCGCTCGCCAGGGCCTCGGTGGAAGTCCAGTAGGGTGACTCTTTCAAGCCCGGAATCGGCGGGACCGCCGGGCTGGCACCCGTGGCGACCAGGCAGCGGTCGAACATCACGACGCGCTCGCCACCCTCGTTCAAACGGACGGTAAGGCTCTGGTCGTCCTTGAAGCGCGCCTCACCGTGCACAACGGTGATGGCCGGATTACCGCCCAGGATGCCTTCGTACTTGGCGTGCCGCAGTTCGTCGACGCGGGCCTGCTGCTGGGCCAGCAGCTTACTGCGGTCAATCGTAGGCACAGTTGCCGCAATACCGCCATCGAACGGGCTTTCCCGGCGCAGATGGGCGATGTGGGCGGCGCGGATCATGATCTTGGACGGCACACAGCCGACATTGACGCAGGTGCCGCCGATGGTGCCGCGCTCGATCAGCGTGACCTGCGCGCCTTGCTCGACGGCTTTCAGCGCCGCCGCCATCGCGGCTCCACCGCTGCCAATGACCGCTACCTGCACCGGGGGCTCGTTGCCACTGTGCTTTTCGGCGGCGGCCATCCATCCCCGCACCTTGTCGAGCAGTCCGACGCGGTTGTCCGCCAGTGGCGCATCGGCTAGCGTTGCCTTGTAGCCCAGTCCGGCCACGGCGGCAGTCAGCGCGTCCGGCGATGTGCCCGGCACGATGGCGAGTTGCGCTGTGCCCTTCGGATAGGACACCAGCGCCGACTGCACGCCTGGCACTTTTTCCAGCGCTTCCTTGACGTGCGCCGCGCACGAGTCGCAAGTCATGCCGGTGATTTTTAGATGGGTCATGCAACAGATCCTTTATCGTTTGTGGCGCCAGACAATGACGTCCGTTGTGCTGCGGTGCCGTTTTCAGTGACTCACTGCTTGACGCTGGACGGATAGCCCGCGTCTGCGGTTGCCTTGGTCAGCTTCTGCACGCTGGTCTTGGCATCGTCGAAGGTGACGACCGCTTGGCGTGTCTCGAAAGTCACGTCAACTTTGCTGACGCCTTCGACCTTGGAAATCGCCTTCTTGACAGTGATCGGGCAGGCGGAGCAGGTCATGCCCGGTACGGACAGCGTGACGGTCTGGGTGGCGGCCCAGACGGGGGCAACAACGGCGGCGAGGGCGAGGGAGGCAAACAGTTTCTTCATGGTGAACTCCGATCAGTAGAAAAATGGCATGACGTAGGGAAATCCGAGCGCGACCAGAACCAGCGCGGCCACGATCCAGAAAATGAGCTTGTAAGTAGCTCGCACTTGGGGAATCGCGCAGACCTCACCCGGTTTGCAGGCCGCTGCCTGCCGGTAGATGCGCCGCCAGGCGAAGAACAACGCCACCAGCGCCACGCCGATAAAGATGGGGCGATAGGGTTCCAACACCGCCAAGTTGCCGATCCAAGCGCCGCTGAACCCCAAGGCGATCAGAACCAACGGCCCGAGGCAGCAAGCCGAGGCGAGGATGGCGGCAAGCCCTCCAGTGAAGAGCGCGCCGCGCCCGGTTTTTGGTTCAGACATGCGCTTGTCCTTTCGAATTGAAATTGGATAGCGTAACCTTACTTCCGTACTCATGTACGGAGTCAAGCGATATGGAAAACAATTTGGAGAACCTGACCATTGGCGTTTTCGCCAAGGCGGCCGGGGTCAATGTGGAGACCATCCGTTTCTATCAGCGCAAGGGCTTGTTGCTGGAGCCTGACAAGCCCTATGGCAGCATCCGCCGCTATGGCGAGGCGGATGTAACGCGGGTGCGCTTCGTGAAATCAGCCCAGCGGCTGGGCTTCAGCCTGGATGAGATCGCCGAGCTGCTGCGGCTGGAGGATGGCACCCATTGCGAGGAAGCCAGCAGTCTGGCCGAGCACAAGCTCAAGGACGTGCGCGAGAAAATGGCTGACCTGGCGCGCATGGAGGCCGTGCTGTCTGAGTTGGTGTGCGCCTGCCATGCGCGAAGGGGGAACGTTTCCTGCCCGCTGATCGCGTCACTACAGGGTGGAGCAAGCTTGGCAGGTTCGGCTATGCCTTAGCGTGCTTTATTTTCCGTTTTCTGAGACGACCCCTTAGAAAGCCTAGTCAAAGAGCTGTCACGAGAACACCGTTAGCTTAGCGTACGATTTTTTCCGAATTCTGCGGTTCCCCCAAGTCGCAGATAACCGCTCTGCAGTCACTCGAACGACAACTCGTATCACTGCGGGCTAATTGCAGTGATGGGCGGGAAGTTGAGGCTTGTGGAATTCTCGCTGGCATTAGCGAGGACGCGTGCATTAAATTAATGGCGTTGGGGCTTACTGGCCTGTTAGCCGTTGTTTATACCAACCGGGGCGCTCAAAAACTCAACCGTATGGATCTTCCCATCAGGGGTCTTAACCTTCATCTCGTACGTTTGAACTTTGCCGTTAGTTCTATAACTCTGAATCATTCCGGTCGTACCGGTCGTCCCTGCAGGTGCTATGCTCAGCACTTTACCTTCTTTAACAAGTATTTTAAGGGTGGGATTTGTTACTGACGCACTCTCAAGGCGCTGCATTGTTAGTTCCCCTCCGTCTTCAGCCATAGCGAGCGAAGAAGCAGCGGCCAGAAAGAACGGCAGGATTACTTTAGCAGGGCGGTTCATTTGTTACCCTCTTGGGTTAGTAGATACCTTTAGATTAAAGGGTTGACCCTTACCAGAAGATGTTCTTCGCATTACAAAGCAGTAATTAACCATCGCTTTCTGCCGATTCGGCTCTGTTTTAAACTCATCGTTTTTGTAGACCATCCCACGCTCGATTAGGCCATGCATGCATTACATGCATGCATTAAATGTATGGCGTTGGTCTGATGGGGAGTGGGTACCAAGCCGTATCACTTTGAATCAGGCGTGCCGAGGAAAGGTGAGTTCGAATGTGGTCCGACCGTCTTTGCTGGCGACGGCCACGTGGCCTTTGTGGAGGTTCATCACTGAACGGACAATAGCTAGCCCCAATCCTGCCCCACGAGGTTGTATGCCGTTAACGCGGTAAAAGCGGTCGAACAGGTGCGGGAGATGATCCGATTCGATAGTCGCGCCATGATTGGTGACAGCCAGCGAGACGATGTCTATGTCCTTCTCAAGTATCTTAATTTCGACCGTGCTGCCAGTATTCGAATGCCGCAACGCGTTGGATAGCAGGTTGGAAATGGCCCGTTGGACCATAAGCCGATTTCCTAGAACTATGGCATCGCCCGTTACCGTCGTTGCGACTCCGGCTTCTTCGGCGAGGACTTCGAGGTATTCACAGACGCGATTCGCCTCACTTCCCAGGGATAGTTGTTCGAGTTTCAGTGCTGGGCTGGCGTGGCTGGCCTGGGCGAGAAACAGCATGTCTGACACGATTCGATCCATGCGTTCGAGCTCTTCGACCGACGATTCGAGCACTTCCCTATATTGCTCCTTGCTTCGCTCACGCACCAATGTCACCTGCGCCTTGCCTATCAGGTTATTTAGGGGAGTCTTCAACTCATGGGCCACATCGTCCGAGAATTGTGACAGTTGCTGAACTCCGTCATCGAGTCGATGAAGCATTACGTTGAGGCTGTGCGCCAATTCCTGAAGCTCTAGTGGAAGCCGATCGCTACTGATTCGGGGTGATAGGTCCTGTGTCGATACCTTAGTCGCCAAGGCCCGGAACTTGCGAAGCGGTCGCAAACCGTTGTTAGCAACTAGCCATCCAGCCAACCCGATCAACATCAGCAGCATCGGCACAGTCACTAAGGCCGAGCGCAGGAATGCAGCCACTAGCAGTTGATCGGCACTGCGATCTTGCGTAAGTAAAAGCGTCATTGGAGCCAGTCCCGGGACCTGTATTTGCTTGCGCCCGGTTAGCATCTGCACGCCGTCTTCCGTGGTCCAGCCTAGGTATTCACCGTCTCTGTTCACAAGATCCATCTGCTGCGGCGCATGGGCGAACCGGCCGATACTAAAAATGGGGGATTTGGCTCTATCGCCGATGACGGTAATCGAAAGGTTGTCATGGCCGAGTACCGTATCGCTCAGTGCGTGTTGCCAGGAGCGGCCCATACGGGCTTTGGTGTCTTCTAGGAGTCCATGATCGATCTGCGAGAGCTTGGCCGTCACTTCCTCCTGGGCGCGCAGTTCCAGTTGGCGCACAAGTACCCAGTAGCTCAGTGCAATCAACAGCGCGACCAAGACGGCGCCGGTCAATGTGATTTGAAGCGCGAGACGCGATGCGAGGCTGAGTGGCTTCAAGGCCGCGCCTCCAGCACGTAGCCGACACCGCGAATGGTGTGTATCAGGCGATCGCCAAAGGGTTCGTCCACCTTCATCCGTAGGCGACGGATTGCAACATCCACCACATTGGTATCGCAGTCGAAGTTGATGTCCCACACCAGGGCGGTTATTTCGGTACGCGTGAGAACCTCGCCAGTCCGGCGCATGAGCAGATGCAGTAGCGCAAATTCTTTGCTGGTGAGATCAATACGCTGACCGCTCCTGTAGGCCCGATGCCGGCCCGGGTCGAGTTCGAGGTCGGCTACACGCAGATTGCTCGGGAGTGCGACCGCCTCGCCTCGCCGCAACAATGTTCGGATACGAGCGAGCAGCTCGGGGAACTGGAACGGCTTGACCATATAGTCGTCGGCGCCCGACTCCAGGCCGCGGACCTTTTGCTCTAAGCGGCCATTGGCCGTCAGCATGATGACGCGTGTCTGCTTACGTCGCCTGATGAGTTCGAGCACCTCCCACCCGTCCATGGTTGGCAGATTCACGTCTAGCAGCACGATGTCATAGTCGTTCTGCAGTGCCAGGTGGAATCCATCGAGCCCATCACTTACGCAATCGACCGTGTAACCACACTCGATGAGACCCTGCTGCAGGTATTCCGCAGCTTTAATCTCGTCTTCTACAACCAGAATGCGCATGTTTTCAGATGACTCAGCAATGAGGTGCGCGGTAAGCGGAACCAAAAAATTATTCATGTAGCAACTAGGCCAAGACTAACGCGGCTTGCCCAGCATGGAAGGCAGGCCGTAAAGATCAGCCTAGGGAAGCGGGAAGCACTTTAACGCGGTAAAAGTCCTGCGGGGCTGTCTTGCAAATTTGTAATCTACCTGTCATTTGGTTGGCCCGCAGCGCAAGGAGGTGCACTTAAGCAAAAAAAGGCGCCCTACGGGCGCCTGAAACACATCTTCAAACCAAGGGAGCACAAAAAGAAGATGTGGTGTTGCTCGTAGTGCTTCACAGGATCGAGAGCGGGTACTCGGCGATGAATCGAACCTCATTGAGGTCGGACTCGAAAGCAGTCGCCCGTGTTGTAGCCTGGCGCACCCGCAGAGAGAGGTCCTTGAACGAGCCTGTCTGTACAACGTAGCGTGCTTCGACGTCGCGTTCCCAGCGCTTCTGTCCGGACAGAGGCGCGCCGTTATCGTCTTGGCGCATATATACCTCATTTGCGTTGCTGTAATCGGCGCCCCAGCCGCGGGCGTAGCGAGTCATGAACGTAAGCCCAGGTATGCCGTAACCCGCCATGTTCAGGTCATAACGCAGCATCCAGGACTGCTCTTTAGGTGAGTTGAAATCACTGTACTGGATGGAGTTATTCAGGTAGATCGAGTCCGCTTGGCGCAAGTAGTCAAAGTCGTTGTTACCGTTGTTTCGCTGATACGACGCCGTGACGGTGTGCGCGCCGAAGGCGACACCCAGACTGGAACTCCAGATGCTGTTGTTAAACTCGCCCAGCAATTTCCGACCTTCGTCGGTTGCCTTGTAGTAGTTGAAGCTGCCCAGCAGCACGACGGCATCGGAAAGTGGATAGGTGGCCGAGACACCGAAATAATGTTGATCCCAGGCATCCTTCAGCCGGCTGGTATACAGGCTAAGACTGAGGTTTTCGTTCACGCTATAGTCGCCGCCTGCGTAGCCGAGCCAAGGCGAGTCGACGCCGCCGCCATAAAACGTGACGAAGTCATCGTTCGTGTTGCTGGTATTGGGCTGGCTCATCGCGTGCAGGCGGCCGCCCTGGAGGGTGAGGTCGTCCAGCGAGTTGTTCACAACGGTGACACCCTTGAAAGACTCCGGCAGCAGCCGTGCGTCACCAAAGTGCACGACAGGAGTAGCGGGAAATACATCGCCTGCCTTGATCTCGGTGCCCAAGAACCGTGCTTTCACGGCCCCCCCTACTCGAGAAAAGTCATCCTCGGCATCGCCGGCGCTATTGTAGGGGAGAAGATCGACGGTTCCGCCAGCACCGGAACGTCCTGATCCAGAATCGAGTTTGAGGCCGAGCATGGCGAAGGCGTCGACGCCGATCCCCACCGAGCCTTGGGTATATCCGGACTCAAAGAATGCCATCAGTCCGTGAGCCCATTCCTCAGAATAGCCATTGCCGGTGGCGCTCCCACCGTCGCGAAAATCTCGGTTGAAATAAAAGTTGCGATTTATCAGCGAAAGCGTGCTGCCTTCGATGAAGCCCTCCGCTGTTTCCGATTGGGCAAAGACCGGGGCGCTGCCCAGTGCCAGTGAAAGGGCTGTAAGTGAAAGGGCGGCCTTTTTGCTCATGATGATGCTCCTGATATACGGCATGTCAGCGCTCGAATGACGCCTTCGCCTTTTTGTTCGAGTGCCGGGCGATGATCTTCCCCTGTAAATGACCGCAGGATTAGCGGTAAATGACGATCTCGTAATCTTGAGCGGTGCAATCGCAGATATTCCTTGGATTACAAATTTGTAATGTCGTAGTCACCCGGCCGATATCCGCGCTTATCTAAAGTCACGCCGCTTAGCCATCAGCTATCTGGCCGGTTTAGTGCGGCTGAGGAAACGCTATCGACGAAGGGGGCACTGCACTGCAGTGTTGCGTATGTATCAAAAGAAACGCTTGTATCTGCTTGCTAGCGGGCTGCTTGGGCTCGGGCTGGCACTAATGTCGCTCGAGGTGGGCGCGCAAGACGGTCTGACACTGGAGCGGGCCGTGTCCCTTGCGTATGAACGCAACCCAGAATTTTCCGCTGCGCGGTCGGAGATCGGCATCGCAAGCGGTCTGCGCCGCCAAGCTGGGGTTATCCCGAACCCGGAATTAGGGTTCGAGGTGGAAGACACTCAGTCCGACCGCCAGACCCGCTCAATTACAATCACCCAGTCGATCGAGTTGGGCGGCAAGCGCGGCGCTCGAATCGGCGTGGCGGATGCTAATCGCTCGATGGTGGATGCCGATCTCGACCTTCGACGCCAAGGATTACGTGCAGATGTGATCCAGGCATTCTTCGCCGCCCTGCGTGCCCAGGAGGGCATGCAACTGGCCGAGGCCTCTCTGTCATTGGCCGAGCGGGCTGCTAAGGTCGCCGACGCACAGGTCGATGCCGGAAAAGTTTCGCCAGTGGAGGCGACGCGCGCCGATATGCAACTGGCGTCCGTACAACTGGACCTGCGGCGAGCACGCCAGGAATGGGACAACGCTCGACAGATGCTAGCGCGCCTGCTCGGGACCGACGCACCGGAGTTTGGCAGTTTGCTGGGCAGTTTCGAACACCTGCCAGATGTGCCTAGCGAATCTGCATTATTGGCGCGCGTGCGTGAGAGTGCCGATATGCGTAGGGCTCTGCGCCAAGTGGCCTTGAGTGAAGCCGAGCTGGGGCTTCAGCGAAGCCAGCGCTACCCGGACATAAGCGTCAGTATCGGTAGCCAGTACGACGAAATCGAGCGTGAGCGCGTCAACCTCGTCGGCCTCTCTGTTCCGCTGCCTTTATTCGATCGTAACCAAGGCAATGTTCTGGCGGCCGCACGGCGGGCGGAGCAGGCGCGTGATCTTCGTAATGCGGCAGAGCTGCGCGTTCGTGCGGAGATCCAGCAGGCCCTTCGCGACTGGCGTACCGCACGTGCAGACGTCGAGGAAATACGCAACCGGATACTGCCGGCAGGACAGCGAACCGTGGAAGCGGCCACACGTGGTTTCAGTCTTGGCCGCTTCGCGTTCCTCGACGTGCTCGACGCACAGCGTGCGCTGATAGATGCACGCACGCGCTATCTGCAGTCATTGCAAGCCGTGGTCGACGCCTGGGCGCGTATCGAGCGGCTGTACGGACCTACCACTACCTTCGAATGACCGAAACGCCGCCATTACGTATTGGCGGTGGGGGAGCTTGCATGAAAAAACAGACGGGAATCGCTCTGGCGGTCGCTTTGGTACTGCTGACCGGCGTTGGCGTAAAACAGGGCTTCGTTCTTGAGGCGCAGGCCAGCGATAACAAGGCTGAGCACGCCGAGGATGGCCACGCGCATGAGGATGGAGAAAGCGGTCACGAGGAATCTGAGAACGACCATGGGGACGAAGACGGTCATGACGCTGAAGGCGATGGCCACGGCCATGGTGACGAAAGCGGTCATGGCGGTGAGGAGGACGAGCACGGCAACGAAACGCATGCCGAAGGTGAGATTGAGCTTTCCGAAGAGCAGATACGTGCCGCAGGCATTCAGCTAAGCAAGGCCGGACCGGCTGAAATCGGCTCGTCTGTATCTTTGCCGGGCGAGCTGCGTTTCGACGAAGACCGTACCGCACATGTCGTGCCCCGTGTGGCCGGCGTTGTCGAATCGGTTTCGGTCAACCTGGGTGACCAAGTGAAGAAGGGCCAGTTGCTGGCGGTTATCGCCAGCGAGCAGCTGTCCGAGCAGCGTAGTGAGCTGGCTGCCGCCGAGCAGCGCCTCCGGCTGGCTCGCACCTTGTTCGAGCGTGAGCGCACCCTATGGCAGGAGCGTATCTCTGCAGAACAGGACTATTTGCAGGCCCAGCAGAGCCTGCGCGTAGCAGAAATCGACTTGCGTAATGCCCAAGAAAAAACACGGGCGCTGGGCGGCGGAAGTGGCGCAGGCGTAGGCAACCGCTACGAGCTGCGCGCACCTTTCGATGCAGTGGTCGTCGAGAAGCATATTGTGCTGGGCGAGCGTGTGGATGAAACGACCAGCGTCTTCACTCTGACTGATTTGTCGCGGGTTTGGGCCACGTTCAGCGTACCTGCCCGTGATTTGATGCGCGTAACCGTCGGCCGAGAAGTCGAAGTTGTTGCCGGCGAGCTAGGCGTGCGAACAATGGGGAAGGTCGCCCATGTGGGCAGCCTGCTGGGCGAGCAGACGCGTGCCGCGACAGCCCGCGTGACCCTGGCCAACCCCGATGGGGCTTGGCGTCCCGGTCTTTTCGTGACGGTCCGAGTTAGCGCCGACGGACGTAGTGTTCCGGTCACGGTTCCAGTCGAGGCGGTCCAGACCGTCGAAAACGCGCCGACGGTTTTCGTTCGCACGCCGCACGGCTTCCAGGCGCACCCGGTTTCGCTGGGCCAGCGCGACGAAAATCGCGTGGAAATTCGTGACGGATTGCAGGCCGGCCAACAGATCGCGACCGCTGGCAGCTTCATCCTGAAATCCGAACTCGGCAAAGGCTCCGCCGAGCACGTTCACTGATCCTCCGGATACCTAACTCATGTTCGAACGTATTCTTCGCTTCGCCATCGAGCAGCGCTGGCTAGTGCTGCTGGCGGTCTTGGGCATGGCGGGCGTCGGGGTTTATAGCTATCAGCGCTTACCTATCGACGCTGTGCCCGACATCACCAATGTACAGGTTCAAATTAACGCCGCAGTCCCAGGCGCGTCGCCGCTTGAAACCGAGCAACGCGTTACCTTCCCCATCGAGACGGCGATGGCCGGCTTGCCCCACCTGCGCCAGACACGTTCATTATCGCGCTCCGGGTTCGCTCAGATCACCGTAATCTTTGATGATGGCACCGATCTCTATTTCGCCCGGCAATTGGTGAGTGAACGGCTGCAGGCCGCGAGCAACGAGCTTCCGCAGGGCGTGGAGGTCACTCTCGGTCCCATCTCCACCGGCCTGGGGGAAATCTTCCTCTGGACGGTCGAGGCCGAGCCCGAGGCGCGCCGTCCTGATGGTCAGCCCTACACGCCGACCGACCTGCGTG harbors:
- a CDS encoding recombinase family protein — its product is MQGQRIGYVRVSSFDQNPERQLEQVEVGKVFTDKASGKDTQRPELDSLLAFVREGDTVVVHSMDRLARNLDDLRRLVQKLTRRGVRIEFVKECLTFTGEDSPMANLMLSVMGAFAEFERALIRERQREGIALAKQRGAYRGRKKALSPERAAELLQRVKAGEQKAKLAREFGISRETLYQYLREIGA
- a CDS encoding DUF3330 domain-containing protein; amino-acid sequence: MSAFRPDGWTTPELAQAVERGQLELHYQPVVDLRSGGIVGAEALLRWRHPTLGLLPPGQFLPVVESSGLMPEIGAWVLGEACRQMRDWRMLAWRPFRLAVNVSASQVGPDFDGWVKGVLADAELPAEYLEIELTESVAFGDPAIFPALDALRQIGVRFAADDFGTGYSCLQHLKCCPISTLKIDQSFVAGLANDRRDQTIVHTVIQLAHGLGMDVVAEGVETSASLDLLRQADCDTGQGFLFAKPMPAAAFAVFVSQWRGATMNASDSTTTSCCVCCKEIPLDAAFTPEGAEYVEHFCGLECYQRFEARAKTGNETDADPNACDSLPSD
- the merE gene encoding broad-spectrum mercury transporter MerE, with the translated sequence MNNPERLPSETHKPITGYLWGGLAVLTCPCHLPILAVVLAGTTAGAFLGEHWVIAALGLTGLFLLSLSRALRAFRERE
- the merD gene encoding mercury resistance co-regulator MerD, giving the protein MNAYTVSRLALDAGVSVHIVRDYLLRGLLRPVACTPGGYGLFDDAALQRLCFVRAAFEAGIGLDALARLCRALDAADGDEAAAQLALLRQFVERRREALADLEVQLATLPTEPAQHAESLP
- the merA gene encoding mercury(II) reductase, with amino-acid sequence MTHLKITGMTCDSCAAHVKEALEKVPGVQSALVSYPKGTAQLAIVPGTSPDALTAAVAGLGYKATLADAPLADNRVGLLDKVRGWMAAAEKHSGNEPPVQVAVIGSGGAAMAAALKAVEQGAQVTLIERGTIGGTCVNVGCVPSKIMIRAAHIAHLRRESPFDGGIAATVPTIDRSKLLAQQQARVDELRHAKYEGILGGNPAITVVHGEARFKDDQSLTVRLNEGGERVVMFDRCLVATGASPAVPPIPGLKESPYWTSTEALASDTIPERLAVIGSSVVALELAQAFARLGSKVTVLARNTLFFREDPAIGEAVTAAFRAEGIEVLEHTQASQVAHMDGEFVLTTTHGELRADKLLVATGRTPNTRSLALDAAGVTVNAQGAIAIDQGMRTSNPNIYAAGDCTDQPQFVYVAAAAGTRAAINMTGGDAALDLTAMPAVVFTDPQVATVGYSEAEAHHDGIETDSRTLTLDNVPRALANFDTRGFIKLVIEEGSHRLIGVQAVAPEAGELIQTAALAIRNRMTVQELADQLFPYLTMVEGLKLAAQTFNKDVKQLSCCAG
- the merP gene encoding mercury resistance system periplasmic binding protein MerP; translated protein: MKKLFASLALAAVVAPVWAATQTVTLSVPGMTCSACPITVKKAISKVEGVSKVDVTFETRQAVVTFDDAKTSVQKLTKATADAGYPSSVKQ
- the merT gene encoding mercuric ion transporter MerT — protein: MSEPKTGRGALFTGGLAAILASACCLGPLVLIALGFSGAWIGNLAVLEPYRPIFIGVALVALFFAWRRIYRQAAACKPGEVCAIPQVRATYKLIFWIVAALVLVALGFPYVMPFFY
- a CDS encoding mercury resistance transcriptional regulator MerR is translated as MENNLENLTIGVFAKAAGVNVETIRFYQRKGLLLEPDKPYGSIRRYGEADVTRVRFVKSAQRLGFSLDEIAELLRLEDGTHCEEASSLAEHKLKDVREKMADLARMEAVLSELVCACHARRGNVSCPLIASLQGGASLAGSAMP
- a CDS encoding co-regulatory protein PtrA N-terminal domain-containing protein; the protein is MNRPAKVILPFFLAAASSLAMAEDGGELTMQRLESASVTNPTLKILVKEGKVLSIAPAGTTGTTGMIQSYRTNGKVQTYEMKVKTPDGKIHTVEFLSAPVGINNG
- a CDS encoding heavy metal sensor histidine kinase, which translates into the protein MKPLSLASRLALQITLTGAVLVALLIALSYWVLVRQLELRAQEEVTAKLSQIDHGLLEDTKARMGRSWQHALSDTVLGHDNLSITVIGDRAKSPIFSIGRFAHAPQQMDLVNRDGEYLGWTTEDGVQMLTGRKQIQVPGLAPMTLLLTQDRSADQLLVAAFLRSALVTVPMLLMLIGLAGWLVANNGLRPLRKFRALATKVSTQDLSPRISSDRLPLELQELAHSLNVMLHRLDDGVQQLSQFSDDVAHELKTPLNNLIGKAQVTLVRERSKEQYREVLESSVEELERMDRIVSDMLFLAQASHASPALKLEQLSLGSEANRVCEYLEVLAEEAGVATTVTGDAIVLGNRLMVQRAISNLLSNALRHSNTGSTVEIKILEKDIDIVSLAVTNHGATIESDHLPHLFDRFYRVNGIQPRGAGLGLAIVRSVMNLHKGHVAVASKDGRTTFELTFPRHA